TGGATCCGCCGCATGGCCGAGCGGGAAGGCATGATCGAACCCTTCGAAGCCGACCAGGTGCGTTACGTGAACGATCAGCGGGTGATCTCCTATGGGACCTCCAGCTACGGCTACGACGTTCGCTGCGCCGACGAGTTCAAGGTGTTCACCAACATCCACTCGGCAGTGGTCGATCCCAAGGCCTTCGACGAGAAGAGCTTCGTCGACGTCAAGGGTGACGTCTGCGTGATTCCGCCCAACTCCTTCGCCCTGGCACGCACCGTGGAGTATTTCCGCATTCCGCGCAGCGTGTTGACCATCTGCCTGGGCAAGTCGACCTACGCCCGCTGCGGCATCATCGTCAACGTGACGCCGCTGGAGCCCGAGTGGGAAGGGCACGTGACCCTGGAGTTCTCCAACACCACCAACCTGCCGGCCAAGATCTACGCCAACGAGGGCGTGGCGCAGATGCTGTTCCTGGAATCGGACGAGGTATGCGCGACCTCCTACAAGGACCGCGGCGGCAAGTATATGGGGCAGAGGGGGGTGACTCTGCCCCGCACCTGAGAAAGCGCCGATTTATTGCTGCGCTCGACGACCCACATGGATGTGGGAAGCGCGTTGGTTCGTCGGGAACGAACCTGGCCATCCTGACCGCCGGCGGTGCCGAGGCGTCGGACCGTCAAAATCCTCATATAGCAGGCAACACTCCGGTTGACTCGCAGCCTTCGGCTTCTCGCCCCTTCGGGGCCAGCCTACGGCTGTTTGTCGCTTCGCTCGGTATTGCGCTCCGGCGGCGATCAGCCTGTCTTCGCTCGCGACATAAATCGCCGGCTTTCTACTATTTCTCGTCCAGCTCCTCGGCGGCGTCGGCGTGGGAGAGGCGTAGCCCTTGGGGTGGCAGCGGGGTGCCGTCGAGCACGGCGGCCGCCCCCTCGAGGCGCAGGCGCCCCTCGAGGAACCACTTCACCGCGATGGGGTAGATCAGGTGCTCGCGGGCGTGCACCTTCTCCTTGAGGCTGGCCTCGGTCTCGTCCTCGCTCACGTTCACCACGGCCTGGATCGCTACCGGGCCGCCGTCGAGCTCCTCGGTGACGAAGTGCACGCTGCAGCCGTGCTCGGTCACGCCGTCGGCCAGTGCCTTGGCGTGGGTGTTGAGGCCGCGATAGGCGGGCAGCAGGGAGGGGTGGATATTGAGCATGCGTCCATGGAAGCGCTGCACGAAGCGCGAGCTGAGGATGCGCATGAAGCCGGCCAGTACCACCAGGTCCGGTTCGTGGCGCTCGATCACCTTGATCAGGGCGCCGTCGTAGGCTTCACGGCTGTCGTATTCGCCGTGGGGTAGCACCACGGCGTCGATGCCGGCATCGCGGGCTCGCTGCAGGCCGTAGGCGTCCGCGACGTTGGAGATCACCGCGACGATCTCGCCGCCCAGGCGGTCGTGGGTCTGCTCGTCGATCAGCGCCTGCAGGTTGCTGCCGTTGCCGGAGATCAGCACCACGACCCGACGCGCGCCGGTCGGCTCGGGCGTCAGGTCGTTGAGGGTGTCGCTGGCGTAGTCGCTCATGCCTCGAGGTTCTCCAACTGCACGGCTTCTTCTCCTTCGCGGCGGGCCACGATCTCGCCGACACGGTAGACCGTCTCGCCCTGCGCCTGAAGGTGGGCGCGAGCCTGGTCGGCCTGAGCGGAGGGCACGACGACGACCATGCCGATGCCGCAGTTGAGCACGCGATACATCTCATGCTCCGCCACGTTGCCCTGTTGCTGCAGCCAGTCGAACAGCGCCGGGCGGGTCCAGCTCTTCACGTCGATGCGTGCGGCAAGCGTTTCCGGCAGGACACGGGGCACGTTTTCCAGCAGCCCGCCACCGGTGATGTGGGACAGGGCGTGCACCGCCACACCGCTCTCCTTGATCAGCGACAGCAGCGGCTTGACGTAGATGCGAGTGGGGGCGAGCAGGGCGTCGCCAAGGGGCTGGCCGTCGATGGCGGTATCCAGCGACGCGCCGCTCACCTCGAGGATCTTGCGAATCAGCGAGTAGCCGTTGGAGTGAGCCCCGGTGGAGGCGATGCCCAGCAGCACGTCGCCTTCGCCGACTTGGCTGCCGTCGAGGATCTCGGATTTCTCCACCACGCCGACGCAGAAGCCGGCCAGGTCGTAGTCGCTGCCTTCGTACATGCCCGGCATCTCGGCGGTCTCGCCGCCTACCAGGGCACAGCCGGCGCGCTCGCAGCCTTCGCCGATGCCGGCCACCACGTCGGCGGCGATGTCCACATCGAGCTTGCCCGTGGCATAGTAGTCGAGGAAGAACAGCGGCTCGGCGCCGGCCACAACCAGGTCGTTGACGCACATGGCGACCAGG
This portion of the Billgrantia sulfidoxydans genome encodes:
- the dcd gene encoding dCTP deaminase, producing the protein MSIKPDSWIRRMAEREGMIEPFEADQVRYVNDQRVISYGTSSYGYDVRCADEFKVFTNIHSAVVDPKAFDEKSFVDVKGDVCVIPPNSFALARTVEYFRIPRSVLTICLGKSTYARCGIIVNVTPLEPEWEGHVTLEFSNTTNLPAKIYANEGVAQMLFLESDEVCATSYKDRGGKYMGQRGVTLPRT
- the purN gene encoding phosphoribosylglycinamide formyltransferase; this encodes MSDYASDTLNDLTPEPTGARRVVVLISGNGSNLQALIDEQTHDRLGGEIVAVISNVADAYGLQRARDAGIDAVVLPHGEYDSREAYDGALIKVIERHEPDLVVLAGFMRILSSRFVQRFHGRMLNIHPSLLPAYRGLNTHAKALADGVTEHGCSVHFVTEELDGGPVAIQAVVNVSEDETEASLKEKVHAREHLIYPIAVKWFLEGRLRLEGAAAVLDGTPLPPQGLRLSHADAAEELDEK
- the purM gene encoding phosphoribosylformylglycinamidine cyclo-ligase — its product is MTDSTSPDNAKASLSYKDAGVDIDAGNALVDRIKGVAKRTMRPEVLGGLGGFGALCQLPSGYREPVLVSGTDGVGTKLRLAMDLGRHDTIGVDLVAMCVNDLVVAGAEPLFFLDYYATGKLDVDIAADVVAGIGEGCERAGCALVGGETAEMPGMYEGSDYDLAGFCVGVVEKSEILDGSQVGEGDVLLGIASTGAHSNGYSLIRKILEVSGASLDTAIDGQPLGDALLAPTRIYVKPLLSLIKESGVAVHALSHITGGGLLENVPRVLPETLAARIDVKSWTRPALFDWLQQQGNVAEHEMYRVLNCGIGMVVVVPSAQADQARAHLQAQGETVYRVGEIVARREGEEAVQLENLEA